Proteins from a single region of Enoplosus armatus isolate fEnoArm2 chromosome 6, fEnoArm2.hap1, whole genome shotgun sequence:
- the gnb5a gene encoding guanine nucleotide-binding protein subunit beta-5a, which produces MRSPLIPEMATQEVQLNETLAHLKTESETLKTKLEEERAKLHDVELHQVAEKVEGLGQFVMKTRRTLKGHGNKVLCMDWCKDKRRIVSSSQDGKVIVWDAFTTNKEHAVTMPCTWVMACAYAPSGCAVACGGLDNKCSVYPLSLDKNENLAAKKKSVAMHTNYLSACSFTNSDMQILTSSGDGTCALWDVESGQLLQSFHGHAADVLCLDLAPSETGNTFVSGGCDKKANVWDMRSGQCIQSFETHESDINSVRYYPSGDAFASGSDDATCRLYDLRADREVAIYSKESIIFGVSSVDFSLSGRLLFGGYNDYTINVWDVLKGTRVSILFGHENRVSTLRVSPDGTAFSTGSWDHTLRIWA; this is translated from the exons ATGAGATCCCCTCTAATCCCTGAAATGGCGACACAGGAGGTACAGCTGAACGAGACTCTGGCCCATCTCAAAACGGAATCGGAGACGCTGAAGAcgaagctggaggaggaaagagcGAAGCTGCACGATGTCGAGC tacatCAGGTGGCAGAGAAGGTGGAGGGGCTGGGTCAGTTTGTCATGAAGACCCGAAGAACTCTGAAGGGACATGGCAACAAAGTTCTGTGTATGGACTGGTGTAAGGACAAGAGGAGGATCGTCAGCTCCtcacag GATGGAAAAGTGATTGTATGGGATGCTTTCACCACCAACAAG GAGCACGCTGTGACAATGCCGTGCACCTGGGTGATGGCCTGCGCCTACGCCCCCTCTGGCTGTGCTGTAGCTTGTGG gGGCCTGGACAACAAATGCTCAGTGTATCCTCTGTCTCTGGACAAGAATGAGAACTTGGCTGCCAAGAAGAAGTCAGTGGCCATGCACACAAACTACCTGTCTGCCTGTAGCTTCACCAATTCAGATATGCAG ATCCTGACGTCCAGCGGGGATGGGACATGTGCATTATGGGATGTTGAGAGTGGGCAGCTGTTGCAGAGTTTCCATGGACACGCAGCAGACGTGCTCTGTCTGGACCTGGCCCCCTCCGAGACTGGAAACACGTTTGTTTCAGGG GGCTGTGATAAGAAAGCCAACGTGTGGGACATGCGCTCAGGACAGTGTATTCAGTCCTTTGAAACTCATGAATCAGACATAAATAGTGTGCG aTACTATCCCAGTGGAGATGCATTTGCATCTGGCTCAGATGATGCTACA TGCCGCCTGTATGACTTAAGGGCAGACAGAGAAGTGGCTATTTATTCCAAAGAGAGTATCATATTTGGGGTCTCCAGTGTTGATTTCTCTCTCAGTG gACGGCTACTGTTTGGCGGCTACAACGACTACACCATAAATGTTTGGGATGTTCTCAAAGGAACGCGGGTCTCAATTCTGTTTGGACATGAGAACCGCGTCAGTACACTGCGTGTTTCCCCAGATGGGACGGCCTTCAGCACAGGTTCCTGGGACCACACTCTTCGG atctGGGCTTAA
- the myo5c gene encoding unconventional myosin-Vc gives MALLELYTEYNRVWIPDAEHVWKSAEIMRDFHLGDNVLELLLEDGTEQYHPVDPSTPQLPPLRNPDILVGENDLTALSYLHEPAVLHNLRVRFVESRIIYTYCGIILVAVNPYKQLPIYGDAIIHAYSGQNMGDMDPHIFAVAEEAYKQMARNHKNQSIIVSGESGAGKTVSARYTMRYFAVVSKSGSKTRVEDKVLASNPITEAIGNAKTTRNDNSSRFGKYTEISFDKRYRIIGANMRTYLLEKSRVVFQADNERNYHIFYQMCSCAHLPEFKDLRLSSADKFRYTCTSGEITIEGVDDKKDMEETQRTFSLLGLNKDFQSDVFKVLAAVLHLGNVEIRNSGGDKSSVPPTDPHLAVFCELLGVSAGGLVRWLCHRRIVLVAETVVKPVAKERAVNARDALAKQIYAHLFDCIINRINTALQVPGKQHAFIGVLDIYGFETFDINSFEQFCINYANEKLQQQFNLHVFKLEQEEYMKEDIPWTLIDFYDNQPVIDLIEAKMGILDLLDEECLFPQGTDQSWLQKLFNYLDASPLFEKPRLSNEAFVIQHFADKVEYQCRGFLEKNRDTLYEELVDIMRVSKFPFLANFFQEEERSTVTSRGVKVRPARPAVKPANKQLRTSVGDKFCSSLSLLMETLNATTPHYVRCIKPNDEKLPFEYDSRRVVQQLRACGVLETIRISAQSYPSRWTYIEFYSRYSILMSHQEADLSDKKQTCKDVLQRLIQDPNQYKFGRTKIFFRAGQVAYLEKLRLDRLRGACVTIQKHVRGWRQRRKYLRMREAAIILQEYIRGKRTIRKTVSAATLKQGWATVVIQRHWRGYRMRQIYQVVRLASITIQAFTRGWMARKQYKKMMEEQKALVLQKYARAWLARRRFQTMRRLVLNVQLSYRVQQLRKKVEEQNKENRGLMERLTSLANSNSQTMDRLQGLETQLEKSTNQKASLEAREKKAKEDTSLIIAQLQKETDALNLEKQNLEKKFEASTKEAKESFDQIKKNLLEEKEYEARLRKIAENNIEIQRQDHEKEVETLKEEIKRLKEERVSLQRQMEEGGQVNSDLQEQVIQLTKHVKAIPELRRDLNNLQNQRNNMDRRMKQQSEQARVKMNDITRQLLGGVVEEEVLLGLTPDNSEKIYEVEDLLEAFDGLQRATRILEKHQREQKESYETQVEGLKLKVDHLQNENSKLQNLFQEKSNVNDNIRQEVSRLSSENSVIPELKLQVSELQRQKQELEAHAEKQSRELAGKTEEITNVLQTKIKEESSQRRHFEEKAEEQEELKRELQGRVEELEEENDHLRRLQLMESEAKSKLRQETSRLTAENMDFEEQLDQKVRLIKKLQSQIKSLETSQKAKQTSTHAIPKDYLGMLEYKREDESRLIQNIILDLKPNGVVVNMIPILPAHILFMCVRHADYLNDEAKLKSLMNATIGAIKKVIMSHHKDLELLSFWLSNTYQLLNSLKQYSGEEEFMKQNTPRQKKNCLQNFDLSEHRQILSDLAIHIYHQFISVMEKTLAPAIVPGMLEHESLQGISSMKPTGFRKRSNSIYEDLETYTISSIVQQLSVFHSTMSQHGMDQGLIKQAVRQIFFLVGAMTLNNIMLRKDMCSCRKGMQIRCNISYLEEWLKEKKLQSSNAMDTLRPLSQAAWLLQVNKSTDDDVKEITEQCTELNPVQIVKILNSYTPIDDFEKRVTSSFVRKVQSLLQDREGSTQLMLDSNYRFQVTFPYCSSSQALELLQVPNSLHLGFLTRI, from the exons ATGGCTCTGCTGGAACTGTACACGGAG TACAACAGAGTGTGGATACCAGACGCAGAACATGTGTGGAAATCAGCCGAGATTATGAGAGACTTTCATTTAGGGGACAATGTTCTTGAATTGCTTCTTGAAGATGGCACT GAGCAGTACCACCCTGTTGACCCGTCAACACCACAACTCCCTCCTCTTCGCAACCCGGACATCTTGGTGGGGGAGAATGACCTCACCGCTCTCAGCTACCTGCATGAACCTGCAGTCCTGCACAACCTGCGAGTGCGATTTGTGGAGTCCAGAATCATCTATACCTACTGTG GTATTATACTGGTGGCTGTAAATCCATACAAGCAGCTTCCTATCTATGGGGATGCAATCATTCATGCTTACTCAGGCCAGAACATGGGAGACATGGACCCTCATATTTTTGCAGTGGCAGAGGAGGCTTACAAACAGATGGCCAg AAACCACAAGAACCAGTCGATCATCGTCAGTGGGGAGTCTGGAGCGGGTAAAACTGTGTCTGCTCGTTACACTATGAGGTACTTTGCTGTTGTAAGCAAATCTGGAAGTAAGACTCGAGTTGAAGACAAAGTCCTGGCGTCCAATCCAATAACAGAG GCGATAGGAAATGCAAAGACCACCAGGAATGACAACAGCAGccgttttgggaaatacacagaGATCAGCTTTGACAAGAGGTACCGGATCATCGGAGCAAACATGAGGACCTACCTCTTAGAGAAATCCAGAGTTGTTTTTCAG GCGGACAACGAGCGAAACTATCACATATTCTACCAGATGTGTTCCTGCGCTCACCTGCCGGAGTTCAAGGATCTAcgactgt CGAGTGCAGATAAGTTCCGGTACACCTGCACGAGCGGTGAGATCACTATTGAAGGAGTAGATGACAAGAAAGACATGGAAGAGACTCAACGGACCTTCTCGCTGCTGG GGCTGAACAAGGACTTTCAGTCAGATGTGTTCAAAGTCCTGGCAGCCGTTTTGCATTTGGGAAATGTGGAAATCAGAAACTCTGGAGGGGACAAATCATCAGTTCCT CCCACTGATCCACACCTGGCAGTCTTCTGTGAGTTGCTGGGGGTGAGCGCAGGGGGGCTGGTGCGCTGGCTGTGCCACCGGAGGATCGTTCTGGTGGCTGAGACGGTGGTGAAGCCAGTGGCCAAGGAGCGGGCAGTAAATGCCAGAGATGCCCTTGCCAAGCAGATCTATGCCCATCTGTTTGACTGCATTATTAACAGGATAAACACAGCACTGCAGGTTCCAGGAAAGCAACACGCTTTCATAGGAGTTCTGGACATTTATGG CTTTGAAACGTTTGACATCAACAGCTTTGAGCAGTTTTGTATCAACTATGCAAATGAAAAGCTTCAACAGCAGTTTAACTTG CATGTCTTCAAGCTGGAGCAAGAGGAGTACATGAAAGAGGACATCCCATGGACACTGATAGATTTCTATGACAACCAGCCGGTCATTGACCTGATTGAAGCAAAGATGGGGATCCTTGACTTGCTTGATGAGGAGTGTTTG TTTCCTCAGGGCACTGATCAAAGCTGGCTGCAAAAGCTGTTCAACTACCTCGATGCCAGTCCTCTGTTTGAGAAGCCCAGGTTATCAAATGAGGCATTTGTGATTCAACACTTTGCAGACAAG GTGGAATATCAATGCAGAGGTTTCCTTGAAAAGAACAGAGACACTCTCTATGAAGAACTGGTTGACATCATGAGAGTCAGTAAG TTTCCTTTTCTGGCCAACTTTTTCCAAGAGGAGGAGCGAAGCACTGTGACCAGTAGAGGCGTCAAAGTGAGGCCCGCCAGGCCGGCAGTGAAACCAGCCAATAAACAGCTGAGGACCTCTGTGGGAGATAAG TTCTGCAGCTCCCTCTCTTTACTGATGGAAACACTGAATGCTACCACCCCTCACTATGTGCGCTGCATTAAGCCCAACGATGAAAAGCTCCCATTTGA aTATGACTCCAGGAGGGTGGTGCAGCAGCTGCGAGCCTGTGGAGTCCTTGAAACTATTCGTATCAGTGCGCAGAGCTATCCGTCCAG GTGGACATACATTGAGTTTTACAGCCGATACAGTATCCTAATGTCACACCAGGAGGCGGACCTCAGTGACAAGAAACAGACCTGCAAGGACGTGCTGCAGAGGTTGATCCAG GACCCCAACCAGTACAAGTTTGGTCGGACAAAGATCTTCTTCCGAGCCGGGCAGGTGGCTTATCTCGAGAAGCTGCGCCTGGACCGTCTAAGAGGGGCCTGCGTGACCATCCAGAAACACGTCCGTgggtggagacagaggaggaagtacCTGCGCATGAGAGAGGCAGCCATCATCCTCCAAGAGTACATCCGTGGAAAGAGGACAATCCG TAAAACAGTGAGTGCTGCAACCCTGAAGCAGGGCTGGGCGACAGTGGTGATCCAGAGACACTGGAGAGGGTACCGCATGAGACAGATCTATCAGGTAGTCCGTCTGGCCTCCATCACCATCCAGGCTTTCACACGAGGATGGATGGCTCGTAAACAGTACAAGAAG atgatggaggagcagaaagCCCTGGTTCTACAGAAGTATGCCAGAGCATGGTTGGCACGGCGGCGATTTCAAACCATGCGTCGGCTGGTGCTTAATGTTCAGCTCTCCTACAGGGTGCAGCAGCTCAGAAAGAAGGTTGAGGAGCAG AACAAAGAGAACCGGGGACTGATGGAAAGACTGACAAGCTTGGCCAACTCCAATTCTCAAACCATGGACAGGCTTCAGGGTCTGGAGACACAGCTGGAAAAATCAACCAACCAGAAGGCGTCTTTGGAGGCAAGAGAGAAGAAAGCGAAAGAAGACACGAGTCTG ATAATTGCACAGCTTCAAAAGGAGACAGATGCACTAAACCTTGAAAAGCAGAACTTGGAGAAGAAGTTTGAAGCTTCCACCAAAGAGGCCAAAG AGAGCTTTGACCAAATAAAGAAGAATCttctggaggagaaagaatATGAAGCAAGACTTAGAAA AATTGCAGAGAACAACATTGAGATCCAGAGACAGGACCACGAGAAGGAGGTGGAAACTCTGAAAGAGGAGATCAAGAGACTGAAAGAGGAGCGAGTCagtctgcagagacagatggaggaggggggccAGGTGAACTCGGACCTGCAGGAACAGGTCATCCAGCTCACCAAACACGTTAAAGCCATTCCCGAGCTACGCCGCGATCTCAACAACCTGCAGAATCAGAGAAATAACATGGACCGAAGGATGAAGCAACAGTCGGAACAAGCAAGAG TTAAAATGAACGATATTACGAGACAACTTCTTGGTGGTGTTGTTGAAGAGGAGGTTCTTTTGGG GCTCACTCCCGACAACTCTGAGAAGATTTATGAAGTTGAAGATTTGCTGGAAGCCTTTGATGGCCTACAGAGAGCTACCAG GATACTGGAAAAACACCAGAGGGAGCAGAAGGAGAGCTATGAGACTCAAGTGGAGGGCTTGAAATTGAAAGTGGACCACCTTCAAAATGAGAACAGCAAGTTGCAAAACCTGTTCCAGGAGAAAAGTAATGTCAATGACAATATTCGCCAGGAAGTGTCCAGGCTCAGCAGTGAGAACTCA GTTATACCGGAGCTGAAACTGCAGGtttcagagctgcagagacaaaaacaagaattgGAGGCCCATgcagagaagcagagcagagaacTAGCAG GCAAAACTGAGGAAATCACTAACGTTCTTCAAACGAAGATTAAAGAAGAGAGCTCACAGCGCAG GCACTTTGAGGAGAAAGCCgaagagcaggaggagttgaAGAGGGAGCTTCAAGGCCgagtggaggagctggaagagGAGAATGATCACTTGAGGAGACTGCAGCTGATGGAGAGCGAGGCCAAGAGCAAACTGAGACAGGAGACTTCACGGTTAACTGCTGAGAatatg GACTTTGAAGAGCAGCTCGACCAGAAAGTCAGATTAATAAAGAAGCTCCAGAGTCAAATAAAGAGCCTTGAAACGTCACAGAAAG CGAAGCAAACGTCCACGCATGCCATTCCCAAAGATTACCTCGGCATGTTGGAGTACAAGAGAGAGGATGAGTCCAGGCTCATTCAAAACATCATTCTGG ACCTGAAGCCCAATGGTGTGGTGGTCAACATGATCCCCATCCTGCCAGCTCACATCCTCTTCATGTGCGTCCGCCATGCTGACTACCTGAACGATGAAGCCAAACTCAAGTCTCTTATGAATGCGACCATTGGTGCTATCAAAAAGGTCATCATG AGTCACCACAAAGACTTGGAGTTGCTGTCATTCTGGCTCTCAAACACGTATCAGCTGCTCAACTCTCTGAAGCAGTACAGCGGGGAGGAG GAGTTCATGAAACAAAATACTCCTCGCCAGAAGAAGAACTGCTTGCAGAATTTTGATTTGTCCGAACACAGACAGATCCTCAGCGACCTGGCCATCCACATCTACCACCAGTTCATCTCGGTCATGGAGAAGACCCTCGCTCCTGCTATTG TTCCCGGGATGTTGGAGCACGAGAGTTTACAGGGGATTTCTAGCATGAAGCCGACGGGCTTCAGGAAGCGCTCCAACAGCATCTATGAGGACTTGGAGACATACACCATCTCCTCCATCGTTCAGCAGCTCAGTGTCTTCCACTCCACCATGAGCCAGCATGGCATGGATCAGGGCCTCATCAAACAGGCGGTCAGGCAAATATTCTTCCTGGTTGGTGCGATGACCCTCAACAACATCATGCTTCGCAAAGATATGTGTTCCTGCAGGAAAGGAATGCAAATCAG GTGCAACATCAGTTACCTGGAGGAATGGCTGAAGGAGAAGAAACTGCAAAGCTCTAATGCTATGGACACTTTGAGGCCGTTGTCTCAGGCCGCTTGGCTGCTGCAAGTCAACAAGTCCACCGATGACGACGTCAAGGAGATCACTGAACAATGCACTGAACTCAACCCCGTTCAG ATTGTCAAGATTTTGAACTCCTACACACCCATCGATGATTTTGAGAAAAGGGTGACTTCGTCATTTGTCCGCAAAGTTCAG TCTTTACTACAAGATCGTGAAGGGTCCACACAGCTGATGCTGGACTCAAACTACCGGTTCCAGGTCACGTTTCCTTACTGCTCGTCCTCGCAGgctctggagctgctgcaggtccCGAACAGCCTTCATCTGGGTTTCCTGACCAGGATCTGA